Genomic window (Achromobacter sp. B7):
GGCGTACGGGGGCGGTGGGGGGCATGCTAGGATTTGCGCCGATCATTACTGCCAGGAGGCTTCAGCCATGGATACTCAAGAACAAATCGCCGTTATCGTCCACACCATTTCGCACCAGGGCGGCCGCATCGACGCGTTGAATTCGACGCTGCTGTCGATGCTGCATCTGGCCAAGGCATCGCCGGGCCTGCGCGAGGCCATCGAGGCGCAACTGGAACAGAACTACTCCAGCCTGCTGGCCCGTTCCGAAAACCCCCAGTATGTGGCGGGCTTCGAAAGCGTGCGGGACATGATCATTGCCGCGTTGAAATAAGCGCCTGGGGGCGGGCGCTCGGGATCTGTCTTGGCAAGGGCTGTTCTGCGTTGCATCGACCGGAAAGTTACCCACAGCTTCTGTGGACAAGCCTTGGGATAGTCCGGGCATAGATTCGCATTTTCCTTTAAATACAAAGGCTTGGACAGGGCGGTCAAAGGTGGCTCCATTTGCGCGTTTCAAGCGCGCGATTGTGTGGTGTCCACACGGCCGCCAAGCCGGGTAATATGCGGCCCCATGCGGAATCAGTATCGATTGGAACATCCGGGCAGCGTCATGTTGGCGCGTGTCTCGGAAGCGGCAAAGCTGGCGGCGTTCGACCCCGGCAAACTCTCACCCGAAGCGCGCGAGAGCTGGGAGCGCATGGGCCATGGCTTCAAGGCGTGGCACGACTTCGACCAACGCCATCCCATCCTGCGCCGCCTGGCGCTGCTGCCCTTCATCGGCGGCTGGTACCGCAAGGCCCGCCGCCGTCACGTGCTGCGCGCCAGCGGCAGGTTATTCAGCTGACGACGGCGGTCAACGACGGCGCCGCGCCAGCAGGTGATAGGCCAGGCCGATCACCACCCCGATCGCCAGGGCCACGGCCAGCTTGGTCTCTACGCCATGCAGGCGCCCCAGCAGCGATTCAATCGTCTGGCCGAACGCATACCCCACCAGGCTGAAGCAGACCGCCCAGATGACGGCGGCAATGGCATTGAGCACCAGAAAGCGCAGCGGCGGCACGCGGGACATGCCCAGCGCCACCGGGCCGACGGTACGCAAGCCATACAGGAATCGCAGGCTGAGGATGAATCCGTGCGGGTAGCGGTCGATGGCGGCAAGCGCTCTTTCAAAGGCGGGTTTTTCGCGGATGCGCCGCACGTAGCGGTGATCGCGATAGCGGCGGCCCAGGAAAAAAAGCAGCTGGTCCGCGATGAACGACCCGGCAAACGCGCACAGCATCACGTACGGCAGGTGCATCAGATGCTGGTGCGCCAGAAAGCCGGCGAATACCACGACGCTCTCGCCTTCCAGGAACGTGCCGGCCAGCACGGCCCACAGCCCGTAATCGACTATGAACTGGTGCAGAGACGCATTCATGTGGCGCCTTCACCGACAATGCGCGCCAGGGTCAGCAAGGCGCGCGAGATGTCGGGCGTGGTGCGCTGGCCGCAGCTGATCCGCAGGAAGTGGTTGTAGCGCGTGCTGTTGGAAAACATGGCGCCGGGCGCGACCCGGATGCCTTGGCGCAACGCGGCTTCGAACACATCCATGCCGGACCGGCCGTCTGGCATTTCCACCCACAGCAGCATCCCGCCATGCGGCACGCTTAGCCGTGTGCCGCGCGGAAAGTGCGCGGCAATGGCTTCGGCTGTCTGGTCGCGCTGCGTTTTTAAATGTCGCCGCAACCGTGCCAGGTGGCGGTCATAGGCGCGCGACCCCAGGTATTCGGCAACGGCGATCTGCGCCAGCGGTTCATTGGGCCGGCTTTGTGCGTACTTGAGCATGGCGATGCGCGCCTTCCAGCGTCCGCCCAGCAACCAGCCCAGCCGCATGCCCGGCGCCAAGGTTTTGTGCATCGACGAACAATAGATGACGTTGCCGGTGGCGTCCCAAGACTTGGCGGCCGCCAGCGGCGCGTCGTCATCGGTCAAGGCGCCGTAGGTGTCGTCTTCGATCAGCGGCACCTGCTGGCGCTCGCACAGCGCGACCAGACGCGCCTTTTCCGCGTCGGGCATGACGCAGCCCAAGGGGTTCTGGAAATTTGGCACCACCACCACCGCGCGAATATTGCCGTGCGTCTGAAACGCCAGGTCCAGGGCCTCGATGGACAGGCCATGTTGCGGGCTGGTGGGGATTTCCAGCGCCCGCATGCCCAGGCTTTCCAGGATTTGCAGCAGGCCGAAATAGGTGGGCGATTCGACGGCAATGGTGTCGCCGGGGCGGGCCACCGCGCGCAGCGCCAGGTTCAACGCTTCAATGCAGCCGTGCGTGACGATGACGTCATCCGGCGTGGCATTGATGCCGTTGGCCAGGGCGCGGCGCGCCAGCACGGTGCGCAATTCGGGATGGCCTTGCGGGGGCACCGGGCTGACCAGCACATGGGGCGACACCCGCAGCGCGCGCGTCATTGCCTGCTTCAAGGCATCCATCGGATACGCCTCGGGCACCGCCGCCGCCAGCGCAAAGTTGGCGCTGACGGGATGGGCCTCGCATTTGGCGATGAAGTCCGAGACGCGATCGTGGATGCCGACATATTGCGCGGCGCCCAGCGCTTGGCGGATGTCGGGCTCGCTAACGGGGGGAATGCTGTTGCGGCGCGCCTGCAAGACGAAATAGCCCGAGCGGGGCCGGGCTTCGATCAAGCCGTCGTCTTCCAACCGGCGGCAGGCCTGCAAGGCGGTAGACAAGCTGACATGGTGCGTGCGCACCAGCGTGCGCACGGAGGGCATGCGCTGCTCGGGCGCCAGGACGCCCGTCTGGATGGCGCGCCGGTAGTGGTTCGCCAAGCGTAGGTACAGCGGTTGTGGATCCATGTGCCGATCATGCTCCGGGTGGTTGGACTGAAGGAAGGCACAGATTCGAGAAAAGTACACCATAACAGCGGCGAAATCGAGCATCTGCATCGGTACAGAAAGCGGCGCTGTGTGGCTGTTGCGCGAAGCAGGGCGGGCGTAGCCTGTCATTGTCCGATTGGAGAACATCATGCACCCCGACCTTGCTTCCCCCACCCCCTCCCAAGCCCCCTCTCGCCGTGTCGAAATCGCCTCGGGCGCCAGCCGCGCATTCGTCCTGAAGGCGGGGGCAACGCTGGTCTGCGTGTCTGGCCGCGTACGGGTCGAACAAGTGGCGGCGGGCGCGGAAGCCGCGGGCTGCCTGCATCTGCCGCGTTCGGTGCGCGTCAATGCAGGTGAAGCGCATGGCATGGCCGAAGGCGGGGTGGTACGCGTGACGGCGATTCAGGCCGCGGATGTGATCTGCGTCGACCTGCCCGGTCCAATTGCTCGCTTTTTGAACGCTATGACAAAAATATTTCGCCGTAAAACGGCCAAATCTGCGAATAATCGGCTGGGTGCGCTGCACAAGATTTCATAATGGTGTATGATTCATCACATCAGACGCGGGGTGGAGCAGTCTGGCAGCTCGTCGGGCTCATAACCCGAAGGTCGTAGGTTCAAATCCTGCCCCCGCAACCAGTTTCAAGAAAAAGCCGCGATGCATATCGCGGCTTTTTTTCGTCTGCGCTTTTCGTCTGCGCTTTTCGTCTGCGCTTTTCGTCCGCGCCGATGGTCTGTTCTTTTCACGTTCACTTGCCCTGGGTCAATCCTTTGTTCCAGTCCGGAGTTTCCCGGATGTGCCCGCCCGCACAGCGCCGCAACCCTGAGCTACCATGGGTCACGCGCGCTAGGTTGCCGCACAAGAGGAGGGTCCATGGGTACAGCAAAATACGATCATCCCGGATTTGTCGCCGACACAGGCGCTGAAGGCAAATACCACGTCGGCATCTGGTGCCCGCACGGTTATCCCGCCCACATCCACATTGGCCGGCCTGCGGAACGCGGTGATCCCCAAGCGCTGTTGCGCCTGCGCATCCCGGATGGCGTCTTCCAGTCCTTGCCCGATGATCCCGAAACCCTGTGCCGCCGGGCGCTGGGCCAAGCCATGGGCGCGGGCTTGCTGCGAACCGTGGCCGTGGACGGCGAATATCAGGAGCTACGTTTCGAGATGGACGCCGAGCCCTGGTCGGGGCCCATGCAAGCTGCGGGTAACGCCTGAGGGCGGAAGTTACCCACAGCGACTGTGGACAAGCCTTGGGATAGCCTTTGCGCATGTCCGAATTGTCCAGTGATAACAAAGGCTTGGCGCCTGCGGTCAATAAGTGGCCGGTGCCAGGCCTTTTTCTTTGCCCGATAGCGGCGTTGCGCTGACTCCGCGCGCACCCGCAAGCCGGTCAGGCGCCAAGCGCCATGCGACAATCCTTCCCGCGTTTTGTCGTCTGCGACTCGTTCCCACTTCTCCATGCACTGTCTTCTCTCTTTCCTTCCGCCCGCCATGATGGGCCGGCTGCCATGACGAACCTGCACCAGGAGGCGTCCTCCACCGCGCCGCGCGTCGCGGTCATTGGCGGTGGAC
Coding sequences:
- a CDS encoding DedA family protein — its product is MNASLHQFIVDYGLWAVLAGTFLEGESVVVFAGFLAHQHLMHLPYVMLCAFAGSFIADQLLFFLGRRYRDHRYVRRIREKPAFERALAAIDRYPHGFILSLRFLYGLRTVGPVALGMSRVPPLRFLVLNAIAAVIWAVCFSLVGYAFGQTIESLLGRLHGVETKLAVALAIGVVIGLAYHLLARRRR
- a CDS encoding PLP-dependent aminotransferase family protein; amino-acid sequence: MDPQPLYLRLANHYRRAIQTGVLAPEQRMPSVRTLVRTHHVSLSTALQACRRLEDDGLIEARPRSGYFVLQARRNSIPPVSEPDIRQALGAAQYVGIHDRVSDFIAKCEAHPVSANFALAAAVPEAYPMDALKQAMTRALRVSPHVLVSPVPPQGHPELRTVLARRALANGINATPDDVIVTHGCIEALNLALRAVARPGDTIAVESPTYFGLLQILESLGMRALEIPTSPQHGLSIEALDLAFQTHGNIRAVVVVPNFQNPLGCVMPDAEKARLVALCERQQVPLIEDDTYGALTDDDAPLAAAKSWDATGNVIYCSSMHKTLAPGMRLGWLLGGRWKARIAMLKYAQSRPNEPLAQIAVAEYLGSRAYDRHLARLRRHLKTQRDQTAEAIAAHFPRGTRLSVPHGGMLLWVEMPDGRSGMDVFEAALRQGIRVAPGAMFSNSTRYNHFLRISCGQRTTPDISRALLTLARIVGEGAT